The Candidatus Thermoplasmatota archaeon nucleotide sequence GAAATACCCGATGTTTCATCCGTTGCCTTTACTTTTATTTTCATCCTCCCAATGAGAATTGTAGTATTTCCCCTCAACGGGAGAATTTCTCTCTCCCCAAAATAAAGGTGTTTTTCCTCCGGCATAATAAATGAGATGTTCGGGGGAGTACCATCGATTTTAATGATTGTATTTTTCTTTTCCTCTTTATTTCCTGCTGCATCCTTCCCATAATATGAAAATTCATGCCTCCCATCTTTGCTCAGTAGTAAAGGCTTCGTATATTCCATCCACTGTTTGTTAAATTTGTAATAAACAGAAACACCCGAAAGAGCATCAAATGTAGAAAGCATTATTGTTGTTTTATTCACATGCCAGTTGTTTTTTCCTATCCCCCCGTATAAATCACATGTTGTCTCGGGAGGGGTGTTGTCAATTGTAAAAATTTCATCTGAAATATCTTCTCCTTCATTTCCTGAGTTATCAACAGCAGTAGCTTTTATTAAATAGTGGCCATCTTCCTTTTGTTCTGTGTTCCAGTCATACTTGCCACTATTTTCAATTCCGTCTACAATAATATGCCATGTTTTTCCGTTGTCACTACTGTAAAAGAGTGTGGTGCTACCATTTAAATCCCCGTCATCATTATCTATTACACCCCATGAGATAGGGATTATTCCTGATAATGCCTCTCCTCCATTTGGATAAAATAAAAAAATTTCAGGAGGCGTAACATCTTCGCTATAAATGATGAAACTGAAATCAGAGATTTTAGGCGAGGTATGCCAGGAATTTCCTCCATCAATGGAAACAGATGCTTTACCATTTTCATACCGCTCTCCGCTCCCCCACCACCACCAAGTAGAATTGCTTTTGCATACTAAAAAATATTTTTCTCTAGGAACAACATCAGCATGTAGTCCAATAGAAATCCAAGTTGAGATACCATTGACATCGTGCGCCTTGGTAACAGGAATAGTGGCTTCTGCCAAAGGACTGAAATTTTTATTATAAATTCCTATACGGGCATCTGTGGCATTTCCCCATTTGGCAATTTTAAGAGATACCCCGCATATAGGAGTTAATAGAGGGACAAAGGATTGCCTCAACCATCTTTCTCCTCCAAAGTTCTCAACGCTTCGTTGAGCATTTATTTGGTATACATCTATCTTTTTCCCTTCCCAGTAGGCTGAAAGAATAGACAAATTTCCTTCATATCCGTCTTTCATCTGGGGCATATAACTTTTAATGTACCAGTCTCCCATAATATATGAAAAAACTTCTTCTGCTGAGACACTTCCATCAAGATTTCCACTGCAGTCG carries:
- a CDS encoding C13 family peptidase — its product is MHRRAIVYLLLLVLLSLSWGGVHSEEKHSWAVCIDNNAFGGHEFGGGVKQALLSGGWKESSIKAVKENSSDAFFNALGWLKNSAGRDDTILFHFSGHGYGGGIEMGMDKITYAELNEELDEIECGGMFIVLDACHSGNAIPFLKKEGRVIITSCNGNETSGYFSEPFINALGVAADCSGNLDGSVSAEEVFSYIMGDWYIKSYMPQMKDGYEGNLSILSAYWEGKKIDVYQINAQRSVENFGGERWLRQSFVPLLTPICGVSLKIAKWGNATDARIGIYNKNFSPLAEATIPVTKAHDVNGISTWISIGLHADVVPREKYFLVCKSNSTWWWWGSGERYENGKASVSIDGGNSWHTSPKISDFSFIIYSEDVTPPEIFLFYPNGGEALSGIIPISWGVIDNDDGDLNGSTTLFYSSDNGKTWHIIVDGIENSGKYDWNTEQKEDGHYLIKATAVDNSGNEGEDISDEIFTIDNTPPETTCDLYGGIGKNNWHVNKTTIMLSTFDALSGVSVYYKFNKQWMEYTKPLLLSKDGRHEFSYYGKDAAGNKEEKKNTIIKIDGTPPNISFIMPEEKHLYFGEREILPLRGNTTILIGRMKIKVKATDETSGISHVNFFMDGEQIFVDKDEPYEWKWDETSFFKHEIKGVAYDNAGNEAVKEIRMAIYNINL